A genomic window from Salvia hispanica cultivar TCC Black 2014 chromosome 5, UniMelb_Shisp_WGS_1.0, whole genome shotgun sequence includes:
- the LOC125187545 gene encoding protein GLUTAMINE DUMPER 5-like, with protein MASTAEAAAPPSWKSPVPYLFCGLAAMLGLIAFALLVLGCSYWKLNNDHRQRRSVVESQTGEKEAAVVVEEKYLVIMAGEDNPTFLATPCTKTSQQNIHIH; from the coding sequence atggcGTCGACGGCAGAAGCAGCGGCGCCACCGTCATGGAAGTCGCCGGTGCCGTACCTATTCTGCGGGTTGGCAGCCATGCTTGGCCTCATAGCCTTTGCTCTCTTGGTCTTAGGCTGCTCCTACTGGAAGCTCAACAACGACCACCGCCAAAGAAGGAGCGTCGTTGAATCACAGACTGGCGAAAAggaggcggcggtggtggtggaggagaaGTACCTGGTGATAATGGCTGGAGAGGATAACCCAACTTTCTTGGCAACTCCGTGCACTAAAACTAGTCAACAAAACATTCACATTCACTGA
- the LOC125188872 gene encoding zinc finger protein CONSTANS-LIKE 5-like encodes MGVTLDAVEGVRCFPAGWNAAAKPCDFCKSAAALLFCRAHSAFMCMACDAKLHDATPESHGRVWMCDVCEQAPAALTCKADAAALCATCDRDIHSANPLAQRHDRAAVLPFYATAESQLMKSTTAIFDDAPVADSIGNRKLGDCIADSISNRKLDDYIADSWISTNPIVPTKLPPAPGLKPVEFLFADSDFDSYRICSQPYGDSLVPVQTTAAPPLSAQLSHQQSPVNRFEIDFTRSNITSYSNSYTAASLSHSVSSSSMEVGFVPDGNAETSYPFTLSSISDPIANHVTPAAGMDREARVLRYKEKRKNRKFEKTIRYTSRKAYAETRPRVKGRFAKRSDTEAEIDGILSFVSGNLIAGAGYGIVPTSF; translated from the exons ATGGGAGTCACGCTAGATGCGGTTGAAGGCGTCAGGTGTTTTCCGGCGGGGTGGAATGCGGCGGCGAAGCCGTGCGACTTTTGCAAGTCTGCGGCGGCGCTGCTGTTCTGCCGCGCGCACTCCGCCTTCATGTGCATGGCGTGCGACGCCAAGCTCCACGACGCGACGCCGGAGAGCCACGGGAGAGTGTGGATGTGCGACGTCTGCGAGCAGGCGCCCGCCGCCCTCACCTGCAAGGCCGACGCCGCCGCCCTCTGCGCCACCTGCGACCGCGACATCCACTCCGCCAATCCCCTCGCGCAGCGCCACGACCGTGCCGCGGTGCTTCCCTTCTACGCCACCGCCGAGTCCCAACTGATGAAGTCGACCACCGCCATCTTCGACGACGCTCCGGTCGCCGATTCGATCGGCAATCGGAAATTGGGCGATTGTATCGCCGATTCGATCAGCAATCGGAAATTAGACGATTACATCGCCGATTCGTGGATCTCAACAAACCCGATCGTTCCAACCAAACTCCCGCCGGCGCCGGGTTTGAAACCGGTGGAATTCCTATTCGCCGATTCCGATTTTGACAGTTACCGAATTTGCTCACAGCCTTACGGTGACAGTCTCGTCCCCGTACAAACAACCGCGGCACCGCCGCTTTCAGCTCAATTATCTCACCAACAATCACCGGTTAATCGGTTCGAGATCGACTTCACGAGATCCAACATCACCTCCTACAGCAACAGCTACACCGCCGCATCTCTCAGCCACAGC GTTTCGTCATCGTCAATGGAGGTCGGCTTTGTGCCAGACGGAAACGCGGAAACATCTTATCCTTTCACCTTGAGCTCAATCTCCGATCCGATCGCGAATCACGTAACGCCGGCGGCCGGAATGGACAGAGAAGCCAGAGTATTACGGTATAAGGAGAAGAGGAAAAATAGGAAATTCGAGAAGACGATCCGTTACACATCAAGGAAGGCGTACGCAGAAACGCGGCCGAGAGTTAAAGGCAGATTTGCAAAGAGAAGCGATACGGAGGCTGAAATCGACGGAATTCTCAGCTTCGTCTCCGGCAATCTTATCGCTGGTGCAGGTTACGGCATCGTCCCGACGTCGTTTTGA
- the LOC125189292 gene encoding uncharacterized protein LOC125189292, whose translation MSRPLFTHIVTTLADRFECFTLRSDCTGRIGLSTLQKCTSAIRQLAYAGPADMFDEYLQMGETTSLNVLRQFCKGIREVFGPEFLRKPTPDECQRLLDMHGAVHNFPGMMGSIDCMHWEWKNCPVAWKGQFTTGSNNDINVLQSSPIFNDECRGEGPEISFVANGTQYRRGYYLADGIYPRWPIFVKTLRQPAGAKRQYFA comes from the exons ATGTCGCGACCGCTCTTTACCCATATAGTGACGACATTGGCGGACCGGTTCGAGTGCTTCACGCTCCGGAGTGATTGCACTGGCCGGATCGGACTGTCTACTTTGCAGAAATGCACCTCTGCAATTAGGCAGCTTGCCTATGCCGGACCGgctgatatgttcgacgaatacctacaGATGGGTGAGACGACTAGTCTAAATGTGCTCCGGCAGTTTTGTAAGGGCATTCGGGAAGTCTTTGGTCCGGAGTTCCTACGAAAGCCAACCCCTGATGAGTGCCAGAGACTGCTAGATATGCACGGTGCGGTGCACAATTTCCCCGGGATGATGGGCAGCattgattgcatgcattgggagtggaaaaaCTGCCCGGTGGCGTGGAAAGGCCAGTTCACTACCG gttcgaacaacgacatcaacgttcTGCAGTCGTCGCCTATCTTCAATGATGAGTGCCGGGGAGAGGGTCCAGAGATCAGTTTTGTAGCAAATGGCACGCAGTATCGCAGGGGATACTATTTGGCAGATGGAATATACCCTCGTTGGCCCATATTCGTCAAGACACTTCGCCAACCGGCTGGAGCGAAGAGACAATATTTTGCGTGA
- the LOC125186489 gene encoding UDP-glycosyltransferase 74E1-like: MDQKIEHKPHCLILPYPSQGHINPLIQFSKRLAHKGITITFAVPQDVLTSATADISASIAVETISDGYTSAAARADADPREYVATLKKEGTESASRLIEKLREGRGRAVDCVVYDAFLPWGLAVAKSKGLFGAAFFTQPSSVNAVYYNVFKGLLKVPVTDKETVLPGLPPLALSDLPSFVVDQEKHPGVLELLVGQFDGVEDSDFVFANSVYELDQEANEWMKKSMSVKTIGPAIPSIYLDKRLQHDKSYGLSLLKPDDICLRWLQQRSPKSVIYVSFGSIAELEKREMEELATALKLTGKHFLWVVRSSEVSKLPENFADEASDKGLIVSWCSQLEVLAHNAIGCFVTHCGWNSTLEALSLGVPMVGVPWWSDQATNAKFVMDVWKMGVRAYPNDGGVVGHEELVRCVNCVMEGERAEEMRENARKWKELAKGAVDEGGSSDRNIQQFISTLMGGATSQK, encoded by the exons ATGGAtcaaaaaatagaacacaAACCACACTGCCTAATCCTTCCATATCCAAGCCAAGGCCACATAAACCCCTTGATCCAATTCTCCAAACGCTTAGCCCACAAAGGCATCACAATCACCTTCGCCGTACCACAAGACGTCCTCACCTCCGCCACCGCCGACATCTCCGCCTCCATCGCCGTCGAAACCATCTCCGACGGCTacacctccgccgccgccagaGCCGACGCCGACCCTCGGGAGTATGTAGCCACCTTAAAAAAGGAAGGGACGGAGTCAGCGTCCCGGCTCATCGAGAAGCTTCGAGAAGGCCGGGGCCGGGCCGTGGACTGCGTCGTCTACGACGCCTTCTTGCCGTGGGGGCTGGCCGTGGCGAAGAGTAAAGGCCTGTTTGGTGCGGCCTTCTTCACGCAGCCGAGTTCTGTTAATGCTGTCTACTACAACGTGTTTaaaggcttgctcaaagttcCGGTAACGGACAAGGAAACCGTGCTTCCCGGGCTGCCGCCGTTGGCGCTCTCGGATTTGCCGTCGTTTGTTGTTGACCAGGAGAAGCATCCGGGCGTGTTGGAGCTGCTGGTGGGCCAGTTTGATGGTGTGGAGGATTCTGATTTCGTGTTTGCTAACTCGGTTTACGAGCTTGACCAAGAG GCAAATGAATGGATGAAAAAATCAATGTCAGTAAAAACAATTGGACCAGCCATACCTTCTATCTACCTAGATAAAAGATTACAACATGACAAAAGTTATGGTCTTAGTTTGTTGAAGCCAGATGACATTTGCTTGAGATGGCTACAACAAAGATCACCTAAATCAGTTATCTACGTCTCCTTCGGTAGTATTGCCGAATTGGAAAAGCGTGAAATGGAGGAATTGGCAACGGCCCTTAAGCTAACCGGAAAACACTTCCTATGGGTGGTCCGATCCTCGGAGGTGTCGAAGCTCCCGGAAAATTTCGCGGACGAAGCCTCGGATAAGGGGCTAATCGTGTCATGGTGCTCGCAGCTTGAGGTACTTGCTCATAACGCCATAGGCTGCTTTGTGACGCACTGTGGGTGGAACTCGACTCTGGAGGCACTGAGCCTCGGGGTCCCGATGGTGGGGGTCCCGTGGTGGAGTGATCAGGCTACGAATGCAAAGTTCGTTATGGATGTTTGGAAAATGGGAGTGAGGGCTTACCCCAATGATGGAGGTGTTGTTGGGCATGAAGAATTGGTTCGTTGCGTAAATTGTGTGATGGAGGGAGAGAGAGCGgaagagatgagagagaatgcAAGGAAATGGAAGGAGTTGGCAAAGGGAGCTGTTGATGAAGGGGGGAGTTCAGATAGAAATATTCAACAATTTATTTCTACTCTGATGGGTGGAGCCACGTCACAAAAATAA
- the LOC125190214 gene encoding ADP-ribosylation factor 1: protein MGIVFTRLFSSLFGNKEARILVLGLDNAGKTTILYRLQMGEVVSTIPTIGFNVETVQYNNIKFQVWDLGGQTSIRPYWRCYFPNTQAIIYVVDSSDTDRLVIAKEEFHAILEEEELKGAVVLLFANKQDLPGALDDAAITEALELHKIKNRQWSIFKTSAIKGEGLFEGLDWLSNTLKSGGG, encoded by the exons ATGGGAATAGTATTTACGCGGCTGTTTTCGTCGCTGTTTGGGAACAAAGAAGCTCGGATCCTGGTTCTCGGCCTTGACAATGCCGGGAAAACCACGATTCTTT ATCGACTCCAGATGGGTGAAGTAGTATCTACAATTCCCA CAATTGGGTTCAATGTGGAAACGGTGCAGTATAACAACATAAAGTTTCAAGTTTGGGATCTAG GTGGCCAGACAAGTATCAG GCCATATTGGAGATGCTACTTCCCCAACACTCAAGCTATAATATATGTTGTTGATTCAAGTGATACAGATAGGCTGGTGATTGCCAAAGAAGAATTCCATGCAATACTAGAG GAGGAGGAGCTTAAAGGTGCTGTCGTCCTCTTATTTGCAAATAAACAG GATCTTCCCGGGGCACTTGATGATGCTGCAATTACTGAAGCCTTGGAACTGCACAAGATTAAGAACCGGCAATGGTCTATTTTCAAAACCTCTGCTATAAAAGGAGAAGGCCTTTTTGAGGGCTTGGACTG GCTGAGTAATACACTTAAATCTGGAGGTGGCTAA